In a single window of the Leptospira sanjuanensis genome:
- a CDS encoding SDR family NAD(P)-dependent oxidoreductase produces MARTAIITGGTVGIGYELSKLIAADGYDIILVARNEKTLKSVKKEIESSYKVKVDTLSVDLADRQAPKKIFDFAKKSKAVVEILVNNAGFGTSGRFDKMDLKKELAMIQVNVTSLAELTHLFLQGMVERKSGKILNVASTAAFQPGPNMANYYATKAYVLSLSEAIYEDVYKDGVIVTTLCPGPTKTEFFERAEITKSKLLNNPMAPIMSAKEVAEIGYAALKKGKPVVISGALNKILAQSVRITPRFIIRKIAKFLNQNG; encoded by the coding sequence ATGGCAAGAACGGCAATCATCACGGGCGGAACGGTCGGAATCGGCTACGAACTCAGCAAACTGATCGCGGCGGACGGATACGATATTATACTCGTCGCAAGAAACGAAAAAACACTCAAATCGGTAAAGAAGGAAATCGAATCGTCTTACAAAGTGAAAGTGGATACGCTTTCCGTCGATCTTGCGGACCGCCAGGCGCCGAAGAAAATTTTCGACTTCGCGAAAAAATCCAAAGCGGTCGTCGAAATTCTGGTGAACAACGCGGGTTTCGGCACGAGCGGAAGATTCGATAAGATGGATCTGAAAAAAGAACTCGCGATGATCCAAGTCAACGTCACTTCTCTCGCCGAGTTGACGCATCTCTTTTTGCAGGGTATGGTGGAACGCAAGAGCGGAAAAATTCTGAACGTCGCGTCCACGGCTGCGTTTCAACCGGGACCGAACATGGCCAATTATTATGCGACAAAGGCGTATGTCCTTTCACTTTCGGAAGCGATTTACGAAGACGTATATAAGGACGGAGTCATCGTTACCACTCTTTGTCCCGGCCCGACCAAAACAGAATTTTTCGAAAGAGCCGAAATCACGAAATCGAAACTTCTGAATAATCCGATGGCGCCGATCATGAGCGCGAAGGAAGTCGCCGAAATCGGATATGCGGCTTTGAAAAAGGGAAAACCGGTCGTGATCTCCGGAGCTTTGAACAAGATTTTGGCGCAGAGCGTTCGTATAACGCCTCGATTCATCATTCGCAAGATCGCAAAATTCTTAAATCAAAACGGTTAA